One Cucumis sativus cultivar 9930 chromosome 1, Cucumber_9930_V3, whole genome shotgun sequence DNA segment encodes these proteins:
- the LOC101220502 gene encoding protein SMG7 yields MAKMSASASSSWERAQRLYEKNIELENRRRRSAQARIPSDPNAWQQIRENYEAIILEDYAFSEQHNIEYALWQLHYKRIEELRGHLTAGSNNAQGVPTRPDRISKIRLQFKTFLSEATGFYHDLILKIRAKYGLPLGFFSEDADNRMATDKDGKKSADMKKGLISCHRCLIYLGDLARYKGSYGDVDSKNREYTAASSYYLQAASLWPSSGNPHHQLAILASYSGDELVAVYRYFRSLAVDSPFSTARDNLIVAFEKNRHSHSQLSGIAKTPPKKESPLRFSGKGRKGEVKLATKDSSTEPPKESVLSPQDLFKSFCIRFVRLNGILFTRTSLETFTEVLSLVISNFSELLACGPEEELLFGTDTAENSLIIVRIVAILIFTVHNVNKETEGQTYSEIVQRAVLIQNAHLAVFELMGSILDRCSQLRDPLSSFFLPGLLVFVEWLACCPEIAANSEVDDKQATARSKFWNLCISFFNKLLSSGSVSLDDDEDDTCFFNLSKYEEGETENRLALWEDLELRGFLPLLPAQTILDFSRKHSGSDGNKEKVARIKRILAAGKALASVVKIDQEPIYYNSKVKMFCTGVEPQVPNDFVVPLSSSMIPSPGSAIQETQVEKTNNLAVSKPSSQLVLEGEEEDEVIVFKPLVAEKRMELADSYRSGYEGLLLGRNSSGGDLRSYGGVMTSSDDVYQSNGFESSSQAPVTAANINTLHWQTIQANASKWPLEQEACLVDSLQSLRLLENGNGMKSDLQNDVSMFNPAAHLMPIKQAVNNDVFYSDKMPVGALVQSRNDVPASFGGIIDPMTTGAFSSLQTGLRKNPVGRPVRHLGPPPGFNHVPTKHANDSLPGSEFRSENQVMDDYSWLDGYQLPSSTKDSANAVHLTSHMNAQQIGVSNMLSATINFPFPGKQVPNVQSPIGKQKGWPDFQVLEQLRQHNEQHLQPHQQLVNGGNQHFNSLPEQYPGQSIWTGRYFM; encoded by the exons atgGCTAAAATGTCTGCTTCCGCTTCTTCATCGTGGGAGCGTGCTCAACGCCTTTATGAAAAg AATATTGAATTGGAAAATCGACGTAGAAGGTCAGCTCAGGCTCGAATTCCGTCAGATCCCAATGCATGGCAACAAATACGTGAAAATTATGAAGCAATAATCCTTGAGGATTATGCTTTTTCTGAACAGCACAATATTGAATATGCTCTCTGGCAGTTGCATTACAAGCGAATTGAGGAGCTTAGGGGACATTTGACTGCTGGTTCTAACAATGCTCAAGGCGTGCCTACAAGGCCTGAcagaatttcaaaaataagaTTGCAGTTCAAAACATTTCTTTCTGAAGCTACTGGATTTTACCATgatttaatattgaaaatcaGAGCAAAGTATGGGCTCCCTTTGGGTTTCTTCTCGGAGGATGCAGACAACCGTATGGCTACAGATAAAGATGGAAAGAAGTCTGCTGACATGAAGAAAGGTCTCATTTCTTGTCATCGTTGTTTGATATACTTGGGTGATCTTGCACGCTACAAAGGGTCATACGGGGATGTTGATTCAAAGAATCGGGAGTATACTGCAGCTTCAAGTTACTACCTGCAAGCAGCATCACTTTGGCCATCAAGTGGCAATCCTCATCATCAG CTTGCAATATTAGCTTCGTACTCAGGAGATGAGTTGGTTGCTGTTTATCGATATTTTCGTAGTTTGGCTGTTGATTCCCCATTTTCTACTGCCAGAGATAATTTGATTGTTGCGTTTGAGAAG aaTCGTCATAGCCATTCCCAGCTGTCAGGGATTGCTAAAACTCCTCCAAAGAAGGAATCACCTCTTCGATTTAGTGGAAAAGGACGGAAGGGAGAAGTAAAGCTTGCAACCAAAGATTCTAGCACTGAACCCCCAAAGGAGAGTGTGTTATCTCCACAAGATCTTTTTAAATCCTTTTGCATTAGATTTGTTCGTCTAAATGGAATTCTTTTCACACGCACAAG CCTAGAGACCTTTACAGAGGTTCTCTCATTGGTTATCAGTAATTTCTCTGAACTTTTGGCTTGTGGACCTGAAGAGGAACTGCTTTTTGGAACAGATACTGCTGAGAACAGTCTCATTATAGTTAGAATTGTTGCAATTCTTATATTCACTGTTCACAATGTGAATAAAGAAACTGAAGGACAGACATATTCAGAAATTGTACAACGGGCTGTGTTGATCCAGAATGCACATCTTGCAGTCTTCGAATTGATGGGCTCTATTCTAGATAGATGTTCCCAGTTGCGTGATCCTTTGTCAAGTTTTTTTCTGCCTGGCCTTCTAGTTTTTGTTGAATGGTTGGCATGTTGTCCAGAAATTGCAGCAAACAGTGAAGTGGATGATAAACAGGCAACTGCTAGATCAAAGTTTTGGAACCTTTGCATCTCCTTCTTCAATAAGCTTTTGTCAAGTGGTTCTGTGTCTCTAGATGATGATGAGGATGACACATGCTTTTTTAACCTCAGTAAATATGAAGAGGGCGAAACTGAAAATCGACTTGCATTGTGGGAGGATCTTGAATTAAGGGGATTCTTGCCACTTCTTCCTGCACAGACGATATTGGATTTTTCAAGGAAGCATTCTGGGAGTGATGGCAACAAAGAGAAGGTTGCTCGCATTAAAAGGATTCTGGCTGCGGGGAAGGCTTTAGCAAGTGTAGTCAAGATTGATCAGGAACCAATATACTACAATTCAAAGGTGAAAATGTTTTGTACCGGTGTTGAACCTCAAGTGCCAAATGATTTTGTCGTTCCATTGTCTTCTAGCATGATCCCTAGTCCAGGCAGTGCAATTCAAGAAACTCAAGttgagaaaacaaacaatttggCTGTCAGTAAGCCAAGTTCACAGCTAGTTTTGGAAGGGGAAGAGGAGGATGAAGTAATTGTCTTCAAGCCTTTAGTTGCAGAGAAGCGAATGGAACTTGCTGATTCATATCGGTCTGGTTATGAGGGTTTGCTACTTGGAAGAAATTCTTCTGGAGGGGATCTAAGATCCTATGGTGGTGTGATGACCTCTTCTGATGATGTTTACCAATCAAATGGTTTTGAGTCAAGTTCTCAGGCACCTGTGACTGCTGCCAATATTAACACCCTCCACTGGCAAACAATTCAGGCGAATGCATCTAAATGGCCACTTGAACAGGAAGCTTGTCTTGTTGACAGCTTGCAAAGTTTGAGGTTATTGGAGAATGGGAATGGGATGAAATCTGATCTTCAGAATGATGTAAGCATGTTCAATCCTGCAGCTCACTTGATGCCTATCAAGCAAGCTGTTAATAATGATGTTTTTTACAGTGATAAAATGCCTGTAGGAGCTCTTGTACAATCTAGGAATGATGTACCTGCTTCGTTTGGAGGCATCATTGATCCAATGACTACAGGTGCATTTTCTAGCCTTCAAACAGGGTTGAGGAAAAACCCAGTTGGTCGACCAGTTAGGCATCTTGGACCTCCTCCTGGATTCAACCATGTTCCAACTAAGCATGCTAATGATTCCCTTCCTGGTTCAGAGTTTAGAAGTGAGAATCAGGTGATGGATGATTATAGCTGGTTGGATGGATATCAGCTGCCCTCTTCTACAAAAGACTCTGCTAATGCTGTGCATCTCACCTCTCATATGAATGCTCAGCAAATTGGTGTTAGTAATATGTTGAGTGCAACAATCAACTTCCCTTTTCCTGGAAAACAAGTTCCAAACGTGCAGTCTCCAATAGGAAAACAGAAAGGCTGGCCTGATTTTCAGGTGCTTGAGCAGCTAAGACAACACAATGAACAACATTTGCAGCCTCATCAACAGCTTGTGAATGGTGGTAACCAACACTTTAATTCGCTGCCTGAGCAATATCCAGGGCAGTCTATATGGACAGGTCGTTACTTCATGTGA